From one Equus asinus isolate D_3611 breed Donkey chromosome 5, EquAss-T2T_v2, whole genome shotgun sequence genomic stretch:
- the B3GALNT1 gene encoding UDP-GalNAc:beta-1,3-N-acetylgalactosaminyltransferase 1 isoform X3, producing MQLSGTPVHAPNHCNRRIPTLHSPSISRRRRRISSERAKNFPQFFLNSAMRILISKSLQDCLEAVHLRSLGTRQAGKEERVLNINPCHKSATSRLSSASLQRKRHTYSHGLGRRSDGEHRESAPGRGRGLRAVRARACVPASEPASAGLGAARGCARPAVRAAAGRLRVRAGPEHRPPGRVGAACAPRSGGMRLRSGTCRIVSQSERPCSSVGKWNCGRLT from the exons ATGCAACTCTCTGGGACTCCTGTTCATGCACCAAACCACTGTAACCGACGTATCCCCACCCTTCATTCTCCATCGATTTCTCGAAGGAGAAGGCGCATTTCTTCTGAAAGAGCAAAGAACTTCCCCCAATTTTTTCTTAATAGCGCTATGCGGATTTTAATAAGTAAATCCCTCCAGGACTGCCTCGAGGCCGTGCATTTACGCAGCTTGGGAACACGGCAAGCAGGCAAAGAGGAGCGAGTCTTAAACATAAATCCTTGTCACAAGTCGGCCACTAGTCGCCTATCCTCGGCCAGCCTCCAGCGTAAAAGGCACACCTACTCCCATGGGCTCGGAAGGCGAAGCGATGGCGAGCACCGAGAGAGCGCGCCCGGGCGAGGGCGTGGGCTGCGAGCCGTGCGAGCTCGCGCGTGCGTACCAGCGAGCGAGCCGGCGAGCGCGGGTCTCGGGGCGGCGCGGGGCTGCGCGCGCCCGGCCGTGCGTGCGGCTGCGGGGAGGCTGCGTGTGCGCGCGGGGCCGGAGCATCGCCCGCCCGGCCGCGTCGGAGCTGCGTGCGCGCCGCGCTCAGGAG GCATGCGTCTGAGGAGCGGGACCTGCAGAATTGTCAGCCAGTCTGAGAGGCCCtgttcttcagtag GGAAGTGGAACTGTGGTAGGCTGACGTGA
- the B3GALNT1 gene encoding UDP-GalNAc:beta-1,3-N-acetylgalactosaminyltransferase 1 isoform X4 encodes MRILISKSLQDCLEAVHLRSLGTRQAGKEERVLNINPCHKSATSRLSSASLQRKRHTYSHGLGRRSDGEHRESAPGRGRGLRAVRARACVPASEPASAGLGAARGCARPAVRAAAGRLRVRAGPEHRPPGRVGAACAPRSGGMRLRSGTCRIVSQSERPCSSVEIPGII; translated from the exons ATGCGGATTTTAATAAGTAAATCCCTCCAGGACTGCCTCGAGGCCGTGCATTTACGCAGCTTGGGAACACGGCAAGCAGGCAAAGAGGAGCGAGTCTTAAACATAAATCCTTGTCACAAGTCGGCCACTAGTCGCCTATCCTCGGCCAGCCTCCAGCGTAAAAGGCACACCTACTCCCATGGGCTCGGAAGGCGAAGCGATGGCGAGCACCGAGAGAGCGCGCCCGGGCGAGGGCGTGGGCTGCGAGCCGTGCGAGCTCGCGCGTGCGTACCAGCGAGCGAGCCGGCGAGCGCGGGTCTCGGGGCGGCGCGGGGCTGCGCGCGCCCGGCCGTGCGTGCGGCTGCGGGGAGGCTGCGTGTGCGCGCGGGGCCGGAGCATCGCCCGCCCGGCCGCGTCGGAGCTGCGTGCGCGCCGCGCTCAGGAG GCATGCGTCTGAGGAGCGGGACCTGCAGAATTGTCAGCCAGTCTGAGAGGCCCtgttcttcagtag AAATTCCAGGCATTATTTGA
- the B3GALNT1 gene encoding UDP-GalNAc:beta-1,3-N-acetylgalactosaminyltransferase 1 isoform X1, with protein MHIKFQALFDDSLLLNVQLRKLKVFHTGEINQEVFQQLRLASFELPCVALAPGTTLPSRMSLRSLKWSLLLLSLLSFLVMWYLSLPHYNVIERVNWMYFYEYEPIYRQDFHFTLREHSNCSLQNPFLVILVTSHPSDVKARQAIRVTWGEKKSWWGYEVLTFFLLGRQAEREDKVLALSLEDEHLLYGDIIRQDFLDTYNNLTLKTIMAFRWVTEFCPNAKYIMKTDTDVFINTGNLVKYLLNLNQSEKFFTGYPLIDNYSYRGFYQKSHISYQEYPFKVFPPYCSGLGYIMSRDLVPRIYEMMSHVKPIKFEDVYVGICLNLLKVDIHIPEDTNLFFLYRIHLDVCQLRRVIAAHGFSSKEIITFWQVMLRNTTCHY; from the exons ATGCACATT AAATTCCAGGCATTATTTGACGACTCCTTACTACTGAATGTTCAATTGAGGAAATTGAAGGTCTTTCACACAGGAGAAATAAATCAAGAAg TTTTCCAGCAGCTGAGGCTCGCATCCTTTGAGCTGCCGTGCGTGGCCCTGGCTCCGGGGACCACCCTTCCGAGCAGGATGTCGCTGAGATCCCTGAAGTGGAGCCTCCTGCTGCTGTCACTCCTGAGTTTCCTCGTGATGTGGTACCTCAGCCTGCCCCACTACAACGTGATCGAGCGCGTCAACTGGATGTACTTCTACGAGTATGAGCCCATTTACAGACAAGACTTCCACTTCACGCTTCGAGAGCATTCAAACTGCTCTCTTCAAAACCCATTTCTTGTCATCCTGGTGACCTCACACCCCTCAGATGTGAAAGCCAGGCAGGCTATTAGAGTTACCTGGGGTGAAAAAAAGTCTTGGTGGGGATATGAGGTTCTTACGTTTTTCTTACTAGGCCGACAGGCTGAAAGGGAAGACAAAGTGTTGGCATTGTCCTTAGAGGACGAACACCTTCTTTATGGCGACATAATACGACAGGATTTTTTAGACACATATAATAACCTGACCTTGAAAACAATTATGGCATTCAGGTGGGTAACTGAGTTTTGCCCCAATGCCAAGTACATCATGAAGACAGACACTGATGTTTTCATCAACACTGGCAATTTAGTGaagtatcttttaaatttaaaccaGTCAGAGAAATTTTTCACAGGTTATCCCCTCATTGATAATTACTCCTATAGAGGATTTTACCAAAAATCTCATATTTCATACCAGGAGTATCCCTTCAAGGTGTTCCCTCCCTACTGCAGTGGGCTGGGTTACATAATGTCCAGAGATTTGGTGCCCAGGATCTATGAAATGATGAGTCACGTAAAACCCATCAAGTTTGAAGATGTTTATGTTGGCATCTGTTTGAATTTATTAAAAGTGGACATTCatattccagaagacacaaaccttttctttttatataggaTCCATTTGGATGTTTGTCAACTCAGACGTGTCATTGCAGCCCATGGCTTTTCTTCCAAGGAAATTATCACATTTTGGCAGGTTATGCTGAGGAACACCACGTGTCATTATTAA
- the B3GALNT1 gene encoding UDP-GalNAc:beta-1,3-N-acetylgalactosaminyltransferase 1 isoform X5 produces MHIKFQALFDDSLLLNVQLRKLKVFHTGEINQEVFQQLRLASFELPCVALAPGTTLPSRMSLRSLKWSLLLLSLLSFLVMWYLSLPHYNVIERVNWMYFYEIHLDVCQLRRVIAAHGFSSKEIITFWQVMLRNTTCHY; encoded by the exons ATGCACATT AAATTCCAGGCATTATTTGACGACTCCTTACTACTGAATGTTCAATTGAGGAAATTGAAGGTCTTTCACACAGGAGAAATAAATCAAGAAg TTTTCCAGCAGCTGAGGCTCGCATCCTTTGAGCTGCCGTGCGTGGCCCTGGCTCCGGGGACCACCCTTCCGAGCAGGATGTCGCTGAGATCCCTGAAGTGGAGCCTCCTGCTGCTGTCACTCCTGAGTTTCCTCGTGATGTGGTACCTCAGCCTGCCCCACTACAACGTGATCGAGCGCGTCAACTGGATGTACTTCTACGA gaTCCATTTGGATGTTTGTCAACTCAGACGTGTCATTGCAGCCCATGGCTTTTCTTCCAAGGAAATTATCACATTTTGGCAGGTTATGCTGAGGAACACCACGTGTCATTATTAA
- the B3GALNT1 gene encoding UDP-GalNAc:beta-1,3-N-acetylgalactosaminyltransferase 1 isoform X2: MSLRSLKWSLLLLSLLSFLVMWYLSLPHYNVIERVNWMYFYEYEPIYRQDFHFTLREHSNCSLQNPFLVILVTSHPSDVKARQAIRVTWGEKKSWWGYEVLTFFLLGRQAEREDKVLALSLEDEHLLYGDIIRQDFLDTYNNLTLKTIMAFRWVTEFCPNAKYIMKTDTDVFINTGNLVKYLLNLNQSEKFFTGYPLIDNYSYRGFYQKSHISYQEYPFKVFPPYCSGLGYIMSRDLVPRIYEMMSHVKPIKFEDVYVGICLNLLKVDIHIPEDTNLFFLYRIHLDVCQLRRVIAAHGFSSKEIITFWQVMLRNTTCHY, translated from the coding sequence ATGTCGCTGAGATCCCTGAAGTGGAGCCTCCTGCTGCTGTCACTCCTGAGTTTCCTCGTGATGTGGTACCTCAGCCTGCCCCACTACAACGTGATCGAGCGCGTCAACTGGATGTACTTCTACGAGTATGAGCCCATTTACAGACAAGACTTCCACTTCACGCTTCGAGAGCATTCAAACTGCTCTCTTCAAAACCCATTTCTTGTCATCCTGGTGACCTCACACCCCTCAGATGTGAAAGCCAGGCAGGCTATTAGAGTTACCTGGGGTGAAAAAAAGTCTTGGTGGGGATATGAGGTTCTTACGTTTTTCTTACTAGGCCGACAGGCTGAAAGGGAAGACAAAGTGTTGGCATTGTCCTTAGAGGACGAACACCTTCTTTATGGCGACATAATACGACAGGATTTTTTAGACACATATAATAACCTGACCTTGAAAACAATTATGGCATTCAGGTGGGTAACTGAGTTTTGCCCCAATGCCAAGTACATCATGAAGACAGACACTGATGTTTTCATCAACACTGGCAATTTAGTGaagtatcttttaaatttaaaccaGTCAGAGAAATTTTTCACAGGTTATCCCCTCATTGATAATTACTCCTATAGAGGATTTTACCAAAAATCTCATATTTCATACCAGGAGTATCCCTTCAAGGTGTTCCCTCCCTACTGCAGTGGGCTGGGTTACATAATGTCCAGAGATTTGGTGCCCAGGATCTATGAAATGATGAGTCACGTAAAACCCATCAAGTTTGAAGATGTTTATGTTGGCATCTGTTTGAATTTATTAAAAGTGGACATTCatattccagaagacacaaaccttttctttttatataggaTCCATTTGGATGTTTGTCAACTCAGACGTGTCATTGCAGCCCATGGCTTTTCTTCCAAGGAAATTATCACATTTTGGCAGGTTATGCTGAGGAACACCACGTGTCATTATTAA